The following are encoded in a window of Polynucleobacter sp. VK25 genomic DNA:
- the atpE gene encoding F0F1 ATP synthase subunit C translates to MQAFLATIQGSTAICIGIIIGLGAIGACLGIALMGGKYIEACARQPELMEPLQTKMFLLAGLIDAAFLIGVGVAMLFAFANPLLAVIK, encoded by the coding sequence ATGCAAGCATTTTTAGCAACTATTCAAGGTTCAACAGCTATCTGTATCGGCATCATCATCGGCCTCGGCGCGATCGGTGCATGTTTGGGTATCGCATTGATGGGCGGCAAGTACATCGAAGCATGTGCACGTCAACCAGAATTGATGGAGCCACTCCAAACTAAGATGTTCCTTTTGGCTGGTTTGATCGACGCTGCGTTCTTGATCGGCGTTGGTGTTGCAATGTTGTTTGCTTTCGCAAACCCACTGCTCGCAGTTATTAAGTAA
- a CDS encoding ParB/RepB/Spo0J family partition protein, with translation MVAIKKKGLGRGLEALLGEKTQAASPSTDINRLPLTALQAGKYQPRQKMEAGALQELAESIREQGVMQPLLVRLVAPGKYEIIAGERRFRAATIAGLKEVPVLVSGADDQAAAAMALVENMQREDLNPLEESQGLARLIEEFGFTHEQAAKAVGKSRSAITNLLRLAQLAKPVQAMLLAGDIDMGHARALLPLPGSSQVALAQRISAQGLSVREAERMTAALVIAGGQIGDKKAKSKPGASSPSSDPDMQRLTQEIADLIGLSTEFKLKGKGGELRIRFSQFDELDSLLKKLGVES, from the coding sequence ATGGTTGCCATTAAGAAAAAAGGATTGGGTAGAGGCCTCGAAGCGTTGCTTGGAGAAAAGACTCAAGCAGCAAGTCCTTCCACCGATATCAATCGTTTACCGCTAACAGCGTTGCAAGCGGGTAAATATCAACCACGTCAAAAAATGGAAGCGGGTGCGCTACAAGAATTAGCAGAAAGTATTCGTGAGCAAGGTGTGATGCAACCATTGCTAGTGCGCTTAGTTGCGCCGGGCAAGTACGAAATTATTGCGGGCGAGCGACGCTTTCGCGCAGCAACCATTGCAGGTTTAAAAGAGGTTCCAGTTTTAGTTTCTGGTGCGGATGACCAGGCTGCTGCTGCAATGGCTTTGGTAGAAAACATGCAGCGCGAGGATTTAAATCCCCTCGAAGAATCACAGGGCTTGGCTAGATTGATTGAAGAGTTTGGTTTTACACATGAGCAGGCAGCAAAGGCGGTTGGTAAATCTCGTAGCGCCATTACCAACTTATTACGCCTTGCCCAGCTGGCAAAGCCTGTACAGGCAATGCTGTTGGCTGGTGATATCGATATGGGCCATGCTCGTGCGCTACTCCCCCTGCCAGGATCTAGCCAGGTGGCTTTGGCCCAAAGAATCTCGGCTCAAGGCCTATCTGTTCGTGAGGCGGAGCGCATGACCGCTGCTTTGGTGATTGCGGGCGGTCAAATTGGCGACAAAAAAGCCAAAAGTAAGCCAGGAGCCTCTTCCCCAAGCAGCGACCCTGATATGCAGCGTTTAACTCAGGAAATAGCAGATTTAATAGGTTTGAGCACAGAATTTAAGCTCAAAGGCAAGGGTGGAGAACTCAGAATTCGCTTTAGTCAATTCGATGAGTTGGATTCTTTGTTAAAAAAGTTGGGTGTTGAGTCATAA
- a CDS encoding F0F1 ATP synthase subunit B, translated as MNLNATLFAQMIVFFVLWWVVARFVWPPLVKALDERSSKIADGLAAAERGKEALALASNEAEQELTKARQEGVQRVAEAEKRAQMSAEEIRANAQAEAARIISQAKQDADQQVTRAREVLRAEVAVLAVKGAEQILRREVDAKAHGQLLDQLKAEL; from the coding sequence GTGAATCTGAACGCGACCCTATTCGCGCAAATGATCGTTTTCTTCGTCTTATGGTGGGTTGTTGCACGCTTTGTGTGGCCACCGCTAGTTAAGGCGTTAGATGAGCGTTCAAGCAAAATTGCTGATGGTTTAGCTGCTGCCGAGCGCGGCAAAGAAGCACTCGCATTAGCCAGCAATGAAGCTGAGCAAGAATTAACTAAAGCACGCCAAGAAGGTGTTCAACGCGTTGCCGAAGCTGAAAAACGTGCACAAATGTCAGCCGAAGAAATTCGCGCTAACGCACAAGCTGAAGCTGCTCGAATCATTTCTCAAGCTAAGCAAGATGCAGACCAACAAGTAACTCGTGCACGTGAAGTGTTGCGCGCTGAAGTTGCTGTTCTTGCTGTTAAAGGCGCTGAGCAAATTTTGCGTCGCGAAGTTGATGCAAAAGCTCATGGCCAGTTGCTTGACCAACTAAAGGCAGAACTTTGA
- a CDS encoding ATP synthase subunit I yields the protein MIPQKNQFSEVDEWDEPEEVIRVYSKEEIVALQQSDATKYRALSPWKIILAQVLITAISMVFWSIFGEPVGVSLYTQSAFLGGLISVLPTALFLIRLELAKKSQRLNPGRFLAALVSGEFIKIAVTLMLFIGIAYYVPGVLWVPLLVTYLLALKCVWLAWLWR from the coding sequence TTGATTCCTCAAAAAAATCAATTTTCCGAGGTGGATGAGTGGGATGAGCCTGAAGAAGTTATCCGGGTTTACAGTAAAGAGGAAATTGTTGCACTGCAGCAAAGTGATGCGACAAAGTACCGAGCCCTTTCGCCGTGGAAAATTATTTTGGCCCAAGTGTTGATTACGGCTATCAGCATGGTGTTTTGGTCAATTTTTGGGGAGCCGGTAGGGGTAAGCCTTTATACTCAGTCGGCGTTTTTAGGTGGTTTAATCAGCGTCTTGCCTACAGCTTTATTTTTAATAAGGTTGGAGTTGGCAAAAAAATCGCAAAGATTAAATCCAGGAAGATTTTTAGCTGCATTAGTTTCTGGCGAATTTATCAAAATCGCTGTGACGCTAATGTTGTTTATAGGGATCGCGTATTACGTCCCTGGCGTGCTTTGGGTCCCTTTGTTGGTGACTTACCTGCTTGCTTTGAAGTGCGTATGGCTGGCGTGGTTGTGGCGCTAA
- the atpB gene encoding F0F1 ATP synthase subunit A, with protein sequence MSSEVNQAHGAAEQMTPTAYISEHLQNLTNSGGPQSSIIDFSVINLDTIFWASLMGLITVFILLIAARRATPGVPGRFQCLVEMIVEMVDTQAKSIVHGDRTFIAPLALFVFFWIILLNTLDLIPVDWVLGVNHFIESFGVHVPHHRLVPTTDLNATMGMSLSVLVLVFFYSFKVKGFGGFLHELISAPFGAKWYLAPFNLALNIIEYLAKGVSLGMRLFGNMYAGELVFLLIALLGSVWTFNLDLSLFGLVGHVIAGSAWAIFHILVILLQAFIFMMLTLVYIGQAHSHH encoded by the coding sequence ATGTCTAGCGAAGTAAACCAAGCCCACGGGGCAGCAGAACAAATGACGCCAACAGCGTACATTTCTGAGCACTTACAAAACCTCACCAATTCTGGTGGGCCACAGTCATCCATTATTGATTTCAGCGTTATCAATTTAGACACTATTTTTTGGGCCTCTTTAATGGGCCTCATCACAGTATTTATTCTATTGATTGCTGCGCGCCGCGCAACGCCTGGTGTCCCTGGCCGCTTCCAGTGTTTGGTGGAAATGATTGTGGAGATGGTTGACACGCAAGCTAAGAGCATCGTTCATGGCGACCGTACTTTTATTGCGCCTCTCGCCCTCTTCGTGTTTTTCTGGATCATTCTTTTAAATACCCTCGACTTAATTCCGGTGGATTGGGTTTTGGGCGTGAATCATTTCATCGAAAGTTTTGGCGTGCATGTGCCGCACCATAGATTGGTTCCTACAACCGATTTAAATGCCACTATGGGCATGTCTCTTTCAGTATTGGTTTTGGTGTTCTTTTACAGCTTCAAAGTAAAAGGTTTTGGCGGCTTCTTGCATGAGCTTATTTCTGCTCCATTCGGCGCGAAATGGTATTTGGCCCCATTCAATCTTGCATTGAACATCATTGAATATTTGGCAAAAGGCGTTTCCTTGGGAATGCGACTTTTTGGCAATATGTACGCTGGCGAATTGGTTTTCTTATTGATTGCCCTGCTCGGTAGCGTATGGACCTTTAATTTAGATTTATCCCTGTTCGGATTGGTGGGCCATGTTATTGCTGGATCAGCTTGGGCCATCTTCCACATTTTGGTTATTTTGTTGCAGGCCTTTATTTTCATGATGTTGACTTTGGTTTACATCGGGCAGGCGCATAGCCATCACTAA
- a CDS encoding F0F1 ATP synthase subunit delta produces MAELATIARPYAEALFQSAKSAELAGCLEQLNELAQLAALPEVAALSNNPKVSADDLSKLLSGMVKTKLDPKVASFLNLVNQNHRLAAVPEIAHQFEAMKNKSEGAAEVNITSAFPLEGSALNDLLSSLKKRFGGKELRPTIQIDPTLIGGVRIQVGDEVMDSSVKAQLAQMQASLGA; encoded by the coding sequence ATGGCTGAATTAGCCACTATTGCACGTCCTTATGCTGAAGCGCTTTTTCAAAGCGCCAAGTCAGCTGAGCTCGCTGGATGTTTAGAGCAGCTAAACGAATTGGCACAGCTTGCTGCTTTGCCGGAAGTTGCTGCTCTTTCAAACAACCCAAAAGTATCTGCTGATGATTTAAGCAAGTTACTTTCTGGCATGGTGAAAACCAAGCTAGATCCTAAGGTTGCTAGCTTTTTGAATCTTGTGAATCAAAACCACCGCTTAGCAGCTGTTCCTGAAATTGCCCATCAATTTGAAGCAATGAAGAACAAGAGCGAAGGTGCGGCAGAAGTAAATATTACTAGCGCATTCCCTTTAGAGGGGTCTGCGTTAAACGATTTGTTGTCAAGTTTGAAGAAGCGCTTTGGGGGTAAAGAATTGCGCCCAACTATTCAAATCGACCCAACGTTGATTGGCGGAGTTCGCATTCAAGTTGGCGATGAAGTAATGGATAGTTCTGTTAAGGCCCAGTTAGCTCAAATGCAAGCAAGTCTTGGCGCATAA
- the rsmG gene encoding 16S rRNA (guanine(527)-N(7))-methyltransferase RsmG: protein MSEGLLALGIEELGLELSSTNIADLELFLQEMGRWNQVHNLTAIEGEKDSIRLHLIDSIAVLPVLRRFLKGPSPKIADLGSGGGLPAIPIAIVQPEWQISLIEAIRKKTAFLQHVRGKLKLKNIEVLCERVEDAAVQQPAQFDAVISRAFTNLARFLELSLPFLKHDGLVFAMKAKRADEEMQDVCMEDWRLVADEPLHIPNLAVERRLLVLTPVRKSPLTS, encoded by the coding sequence ATGAGTGAGGGGTTGCTCGCCTTAGGCATTGAGGAACTTGGTCTCGAATTAAGCTCGACCAATATTGCTGATCTAGAGTTGTTTTTGCAGGAAATGGGACGCTGGAATCAGGTTCATAATCTCACAGCAATTGAGGGCGAGAAAGATTCCATTCGACTGCATCTTATTGATTCCATTGCAGTTTTACCGGTATTAAGGCGGTTTTTAAAAGGCCCCTCACCCAAGATTGCTGATCTTGGTTCTGGGGGTGGGCTGCCCGCGATCCCCATTGCCATTGTTCAGCCGGAGTGGCAAATTTCGCTGATTGAGGCCATCCGCAAGAAGACGGCGTTTCTACAGCATGTGCGTGGGAAGTTAAAGCTAAAAAACATTGAAGTACTCTGCGAGCGAGTTGAAGATGCTGCGGTGCAACAACCAGCACAATTTGATGCAGTGATTTCTCGCGCATTTACAAACCTTGCGCGTTTTTTAGAGCTTTCATTGCCCTTTTTAAAGCATGATGGCCTAGTCTTTGCCATGAAAGCGAAGCGGGCCGACGAAGAAATGCAAGATGTTTGCATGGAAGACTGGCGGCTAGTGGCCGACGAGCCACTACATATCCCGAATTTAGCGGTGGAGCGACGCCTTTTGGTGCTGACCCCCGTGAGAAAATCACCCCTCACCTCTTAA
- the atpA gene encoding F0F1 ATP synthase subunit alpha, which produces MQLNPSEISELIKSRISELGVDSQVRNEGTVISVTDGICRVHGLSGVMQGEMLEFPNNTIGLALNLERDSVGAVVLGEYTHIKEGDPVKCTGRILEVPVGPELLGRVVNALGQPIDGKGPINTKLTDFIEKVAPGVIARQSVSQPVQTGLKAIDAMVPIGRGQRELIIGDRQTGKTAVAVDAIINQKGKGVYCVYVAIGQKASTIANVVRKLTELGAMEYTVVVAASASESAAMQYLSAYAGCTMGEYFRDRGEDALIVYDDLTKQAVAYRQISLLLRRPPGREAYPGDVFYLHSRLLERAARVNAEYVEKFTNGAVKGKTGSLTALPIIETQAGDVSAFVPTNVISITDGQIFLETDLFNAGVRPAINAGISVSRVGGAAQTKVIKKLSGGIRTDLAQYRELAAFAQFASDLDEATRKQLERGRRVTELCKQAQYKPLQVWEMAASLYAVNNGYFDDLEVKNVLPFEKGLQDHLKSKFADLVARIEETKDLSKDDEAALRAAIEDYKRSASF; this is translated from the coding sequence ATGCAACTCAACCCTTCCGAGATCAGCGAGCTGATCAAAAGCCGAATTAGCGAATTGGGCGTTGACTCCCAAGTTCGCAACGAAGGCACTGTTATTTCAGTGACCGACGGTATTTGCCGCGTACATGGCTTGTCAGGCGTTATGCAGGGCGAAATGTTGGAGTTTCCAAACAACACAATCGGCCTCGCGTTAAACCTTGAGCGTGATTCTGTTGGTGCCGTAGTGTTGGGTGAATACACCCACATTAAAGAAGGCGACCCAGTGAAATGTACTGGCCGCATTTTGGAAGTGCCAGTTGGCCCTGAGTTGCTTGGTCGCGTTGTTAACGCACTTGGTCAACCGATTGATGGCAAAGGCCCAATCAACACCAAGTTAACTGACTTTATTGAAAAAGTTGCTCCAGGCGTTATCGCACGTCAATCCGTTAGCCAGCCAGTACAAACTGGTTTGAAGGCGATTGATGCGATGGTTCCAATTGGCCGTGGTCAGCGCGAGTTGATCATTGGCGACCGCCAAACTGGTAAGACTGCTGTTGCGGTTGATGCGATCATTAACCAAAAAGGTAAAGGCGTTTATTGCGTTTACGTGGCGATTGGTCAAAAAGCTTCCACTATTGCTAACGTGGTTCGCAAGCTCACAGAATTAGGCGCGATGGAGTACACCGTTGTTGTTGCAGCGAGTGCCTCTGAGTCTGCAGCGATGCAGTACCTCTCTGCATACGCAGGTTGCACCATGGGTGAATACTTCCGCGACCGTGGCGAAGACGCTTTGATTGTTTACGATGACTTAACCAAGCAAGCAGTTGCTTATCGTCAAATCTCCTTGTTGCTCCGCCGCCCACCAGGCCGCGAAGCTTATCCTGGCGACGTGTTCTACCTCCACTCACGCTTGCTCGAGCGCGCTGCTCGTGTAAATGCTGAGTATGTTGAGAAGTTCACTAATGGCGCAGTTAAAGGTAAAACTGGTTCATTGACTGCATTGCCAATCATTGAAACTCAAGCTGGCGACGTTTCTGCGTTCGTTCCAACTAACGTAATTTCGATTACTGACGGTCAAATCTTCTTGGAAACTGACTTGTTTAACGCTGGTGTACGTCCTGCGATTAACGCCGGTATTTCTGTTTCCCGCGTTGGTGGTGCTGCACAAACTAAAGTGATTAAGAAATTGTCTGGCGGTATTCGTACCGACTTAGCGCAGTATCGTGAATTGGCAGCGTTTGCTCAGTTTGCATCTGATCTTGACGAAGCAACCCGCAAGCAACTCGAGCGTGGTCGTCGCGTTACTGAATTATGTAAGCAAGCTCAATACAAGCCACTCCAAGTTTGGGAAATGGCCGCTTCACTTTATGCTGTGAATAACGGCTACTTCGATGATCTCGAAGTGAAGAACGTATTGCCATTCGAAAAAGGTTTGCAAGATCATTTGAAATCTAAATTCGCTGACTTAGTTGCGCGCATTGAAGAAACCAAAGATTTGAGCAAAGATGACGAAGCTGCATTGCGCGCTGCTATTGAGGATTACAAGCGTTCTGCCTCTTTCTAA
- the mnmG gene encoding tRNA uridine-5-carboxymethylaminomethyl(34) synthesis enzyme MnmG: protein MRYSKSFDVIVVGGGHAGTEAALASARMGCDTLLITHSIESLGAMSCNPSIGGIGKGHLVKEIDAMGGAMAAATDEAGIQFRILNSSKGPAVRATRAQGDRVLYKAAIRRRLENQPNLTLFQAAVDDLLVKGDEVQGVVTQMGLEFMAKKVVLTAGTFLDGKIHVGLNNHAGGRAGDPAAVSLSARLKELKLPQGRLKTGTPPRIDGRTIDFSVMLEQPGDLDPVPVFSYLGRPEQHPKQVPCWISHTNERTHDIIRGGLDRSPMYTGVIEGVGPRYCPSIEDKIHRFASRNSHQIFLEPEGLTTNEFYPNGISTSLPFDVQWDLVRSIRGMESAVIVRPGYAIEYDFFDPRQLRHSLETRVIAGLYFAGQINGTTGYEEAAAQGMLAGINAGLASKGKEPWLPKRSESYIGVLVDDLITRGVQEPYRMFTSRAEYRLSLREDNADMRLTTIGRELGLVDDHRWEVFCRKQEAVSRETSRLQDIWIGPKHEAAPLVSQLLGQDLSHECSLTELLRRPGVTYEAITALGDGMWAPETLDDDLGLAAQISDQVEISIKYQGYIERQATEIARQEHNETFPLPESLDYSQVIGLSKEVQQKLNLHKPETLGQAGRISGVTPAALSLLLVHLKKGLGRTQETHE from the coding sequence ATGCGTTATTCCAAAAGTTTCGATGTCATCGTGGTTGGCGGCGGTCACGCCGGGACTGAGGCTGCCCTTGCATCTGCCCGCATGGGTTGTGACACACTATTAATTACTCATAGCATTGAAAGTCTAGGCGCCATGAGTTGTAATCCGTCTATTGGCGGGATTGGCAAAGGACACTTAGTTAAAGAAATTGATGCCATGGGCGGTGCAATGGCCGCCGCTACCGATGAGGCTGGCATTCAATTTAGAATCCTCAACTCAAGCAAGGGCCCTGCTGTTCGGGCTACCCGCGCTCAAGGGGACCGAGTTCTATATAAGGCGGCCATTCGTCGCCGCCTCGAAAATCAACCAAATTTGACCCTTTTCCAAGCGGCGGTTGATGATCTATTGGTAAAGGGTGATGAGGTTCAGGGTGTGGTTACCCAAATGGGCCTGGAGTTCATGGCTAAAAAGGTGGTCCTAACGGCAGGCACCTTTTTAGATGGCAAGATTCATGTGGGTCTAAACAATCATGCGGGCGGTCGCGCTGGCGATCCTGCTGCAGTTTCTTTATCGGCTAGATTAAAAGAATTGAAACTCCCCCAGGGAAGGCTCAAGACTGGTACCCCACCTCGCATTGATGGTCGCACTATCGACTTTTCTGTCATGCTGGAGCAGCCGGGAGATTTAGACCCGGTGCCAGTATTCTCATATTTGGGTCGTCCTGAGCAGCACCCTAAACAGGTCCCCTGCTGGATTTCTCATACAAATGAGCGTACTCACGACATTATTCGTGGTGGCTTAGACCGTTCGCCAATGTATACGGGCGTGATTGAGGGTGTTGGTCCCCGTTACTGCCCATCCATAGAAGACAAGATTCATCGCTTTGCTTCTAGAAATAGTCACCAGATCTTTTTGGAGCCAGAGGGTCTAACAACTAATGAGTTTTACCCCAATGGAATATCTACTAGCCTGCCTTTTGATGTTCAGTGGGACTTGGTTCGCAGCATCCGAGGCATGGAATCCGCAGTTATTGTCCGCCCTGGTTATGCAATCGAGTATGACTTCTTTGATCCGCGCCAATTGCGCCACAGTCTTGAGACGAGGGTAATTGCCGGCCTTTATTTTGCTGGTCAGATTAATGGCACTACAGGGTATGAAGAGGCTGCGGCACAGGGCATGCTTGCTGGAATAAACGCGGGTTTAGCCTCCAAGGGCAAAGAGCCTTGGTTGCCGAAGCGCAGCGAGTCTTATATTGGGGTTCTAGTAGATGATCTGATAACCCGCGGTGTTCAGGAGCCGTATCGCATGTTTACTAGCCGCGCCGAGTATCGCCTAAGCTTGCGTGAAGATAACGCAGATATGCGTCTAACTACGATTGGGCGTGAACTTGGTTTAGTGGATGATCATCGTTGGGAGGTCTTTTGCAGAAAACAGGAGGCTGTTTCACGTGAAACATCTCGTTTGCAAGATATTTGGATTGGTCCAAAGCACGAGGCGGCACCTTTAGTTTCGCAGTTGCTAGGCCAAGATCTATCCCATGAGTGCAGTCTAACTGAGTTGTTGAGGCGTCCTGGCGTTACTTATGAGGCAATCACTGCCTTGGGTGATGGAATGTGGGCCCCAGAAACCCTGGATGATGATCTTGGTTTGGCAGCTCAAATTAGTGATCAGGTAGAAATCTCAATTAAATACCAGGGCTATATTGAGCGTCAGGCGACTGAAATTGCTCGTCAAGAGCATAACGAGACATTTCCGCTGCCAGAGTCGCTGGACTATTCGCAGGTTATCGGCCTTTCCAAAGAGGTTCAACAAAAGCTCAATTTGCATAAACCCGAAACATTGGGTCAGGCTGGACGCATTTCCGGGGTTACTCCTGCCGCCCTCTCCCTTTTGTTGGTGCACCTGAAAAAAGGTTTGGGACGTACCCAAGAAACTCATGAGTGA
- a CDS encoding ParA family protein, with translation MAKIFCIANQKGGVGKTTTAVNLAAGLAGLMQRVLLVDLDPQGNATMGSGVEKADLNNSVYQVLIGLASVKDCVQRCESSGYDVLPANRDLAGAEIELVDIDARESRLKDALAQDANDYDFILIDCPPALSLLTLNGLCAANGVIVPMQCEYFALEGLSDLVNTIKQVHANLNPDLVIIGLLRVMFDARMTLQQQVSDQLLEHFGDKVFKTIIPRNVRLAEAPSYGLPGVAFDKSSRGAKAYLEFGAEMVERIKHM, from the coding sequence ATGGCAAAAATTTTCTGCATTGCAAATCAAAAAGGCGGCGTTGGCAAGACCACGACTGCTGTTAACTTGGCGGCGGGTTTGGCCGGCCTCATGCAGCGTGTCTTATTGGTTGATTTAGACCCACAAGGCAATGCCACTATGGGCTCCGGAGTAGAAAAAGCAGATCTGAACAATAGTGTTTATCAAGTTCTCATTGGTTTGGCATCCGTGAAAGATTGTGTGCAGCGTTGCGAGAGCTCTGGCTACGATGTTTTACCTGCAAATAGAGATTTGGCTGGTGCAGAAATTGAACTGGTTGACATCGATGCACGCGAATCCCGCTTGAAAGATGCGCTCGCACAAGATGCCAATGATTACGATTTTATTTTGATTGATTGTCCGCCCGCACTGTCATTGCTCACACTGAACGGATTGTGTGCGGCTAACGGTGTGATTGTTCCAATGCAGTGTGAGTACTTTGCACTAGAGGGTTTATCTGATTTGGTAAATACCATCAAACAAGTTCATGCGAATTTAAATCCTGATCTGGTCATTATTGGTTTGTTGCGCGTGATGTTTGACGCACGCATGACTTTGCAACAACAGGTTTCTGATCAGCTGCTTGAACACTTCGGCGATAAAGTATTTAAGACCATTATTCCGCGCAACGTTCGCTTAGCCGAAGCGCCTTCTTATGGGCTTCCTGGAGTTGCCTTTGATAAATCATCGCGTGGGGCAAAAGCCTATTTAGAGTTTGGTGCAGAGATGGTTGAGCGCATCAAACACATGTAA